The Pogona vitticeps strain Pit_001003342236 chromosome 6, PviZW2.1, whole genome shotgun sequence genome contains a region encoding:
- the EIF1B gene encoding eukaryotic translation initiation factor 1b: MSTIQNLQSFDPFADATKGDDLLPAGTEDYIHIRIQQRNGRKTLTTVQGIADDYDKKKLVKAFKKKFACNGTVIEHPEYGEVIQLQGDQRKNICQFLLEVGIVKEEQLKVHGF, translated from the exons ATGTCCACTATCCAGAACCTCCAATCTTTCG ACCCCTTTGCTGATGCAACTAAGGGTGACGACTTACTCCCGGCAGGGACTGAGGACTACATCCATATAAGGATCCAGCAACGAAACGGCAGAAAGACACTAACTACTGTTCAAGGAATTGCAGATGACTATGACAAAAAGAAGcttgtgaaagccttcaaaaag AAATTTGCCTGTAATGGTACTGTGATTGAACATCCTGAATACGGGGAAGTGATCCAGTTACAAGGTGACCAGAGGAAGAACATTTGCCAGTTCCTCCTGGAG GTTGGCATTGTTAAGGAGGAGCAGCTGAAAGTTCACGGCTTCTAA